A window of Thermococcus aggregans contains these coding sequences:
- a CDS encoding HAD-IA family hydrolase, whose amino-acid sequence MDIKLVVFDLDGTLVGAPMNFEEIKERLRGRLEKEGVPKKLIGDLTPMYETLIKISQATGIDFNKLHSFLVELEVERAKESYLFEGSRDLLKLLRKSGIKIALMTRSSRKATEYVLKKHGIEEFFDLVVTRDDVAPEDVKPNPGHLKKILDHFNIPPTKVFVVGDHGYDLIPAKKLGCISVLITSNESGRMSFKVEEEANFEVANVKEAIELFKRLLRTYVVVPAYNEEKTIGDVLEDLLQYFKKEEIVVINDGSKDRTREIAEGKGVVVLNHLVNRGLGGALGTGIRYALLKGAELIITFDADGQHLIEDALRVMKLVAEGKADFAVGSRLKGDISAMPFVKRFGNFVLDFITAIFARKYVTDSQSGLRCLNKECASKIKITCDRYAVSSELIIEASKHGCRIVEVPIKAVYTEYAKKKGTNIIEGVKIAFNLLLDRMR is encoded by the coding sequence ATGGATATCAAACTGGTCGTCTTTGATCTCGATGGAACACTCGTAGGTGCTCCAATGAACTTTGAGGAGATAAAGGAGAGATTAAGAGGAAGACTAGAAAAGGAAGGGGTACCCAAGAAGCTTATTGGCGATTTAACGCCCATGTATGAAACCCTTATTAAGATATCTCAAGCCACAGGTATAGATTTCAATAAGTTGCACTCATTCCTTGTTGAACTGGAAGTGGAAAGGGCTAAGGAGAGCTATTTATTTGAAGGTTCTAGAGATCTTCTGAAGCTGTTAAGAAAAAGTGGAATAAAAATAGCCCTTATGACGAGAAGCTCTAGAAAGGCCACAGAATATGTTTTAAAAAAACATGGAATTGAGGAGTTTTTTGATCTCGTTGTTACCAGAGATGACGTGGCACCAGAAGACGTAAAGCCAAACCCCGGCCATTTAAAAAAGATACTTGATCATTTTAACATTCCACCAACAAAAGTGTTTGTTGTTGGAGATCATGGATACGACTTAATTCCCGCAAAAAAATTGGGATGCATAAGTGTGCTTATAACCTCCAACGAAAGCGGAAGAATGAGTTTTAAAGTTGAAGAAGAGGCGAACTTTGAAGTAGCAAATGTTAAAGAAGCCATTGAGCTGTTCAAACGACTGCTTAGAACATATGTCGTTGTGCCCGCATACAATGAAGAAAAAACCATCGGCGATGTTTTAGAAGACTTGCTTCAATATTTCAAGAAAGAGGAAATCGTAGTGATAAATGATGGAAGTAAAGACAGAACTAGAGAAATAGCAGAGGGAAAAGGTGTCGTCGTCTTAAATCACCTTGTAAACAGAGGGTTAGGAGGAGCGCTGGGGACGGGGATAAGATATGCCCTCCTCAAAGGAGCTGAATTGATAATAACCTTTGACGCCGACGGCCAGCATTTGATTGAAGATGCTCTAAGGGTTATGAAGCTAGTTGCAGAGGGAAAAGCAGATTTTGCCGTCGGCTCAAGACTGAAAGGAGACATAAGCGCAATGCCGTTTGTAAAACGCTTTGGGAATTTTGTTCTTGACTTTATAACGGCGATATTTGCAAGGAAATACGTTACCGACTCCCAAAGCGGTTTAAGATGTCTGAACAAAGAATGCGCCTCCAAAATAAAAATTACATGCGATAGATATGCTGTTTCAAGTGAGCTAATAATCGAAGCCTCAAAGCACGGGTGCAGAATAGTTGAAGTCCCTATAAAGGCTGTTTACACAGAGTATGCCAAAAAGAAAGGGACAAATATCATAGAGGGTGTAAAAATAGCATTTAATTTACTGTTAGATAGGATGAGGTGA
- a CDS encoding MraY family glycosyltransferase, which produces MITLIVGFILSLILTPYIGALMRKAGIVGKDIHKLEKPEVPEMGGIVLLLALPLSLVSLLNDALAKALVIFLLFGVIGIIDDITRLKQSHKVLLSLLVSSLVISLPVNTGLDILLASMELGVLYYLFAILFITGSANLVNLLAGFNGLEVGTSAIALLFLGLITSGSAQILALTGAAVAFGFLWWNKYPAKIFPGDTGTLSLGALIGLVGILGKVEIFAAFLLLPHFVDFLLKSKIRFKGRPLGKTEVLEDGTLKAPPYLSFLGLLMRIKKVKEPQLVAMVWGIETVLGLIVLLLHQLL; this is translated from the coding sequence ATGATAACGCTTATTGTGGGTTTTATCCTTTCGCTCATTCTAACTCCTTACATTGGTGCACTTATGAGGAAAGCTGGCATAGTCGGGAAGGATATTCACAAATTGGAAAAGCCTGAGGTTCCAGAAATGGGGGGTATTGTTCTTTTGCTCGCGTTGCCCTTAAGCCTTGTCTCTCTCTTAAATGATGCCCTTGCAAAAGCTCTGGTGATATTTCTTCTGTTTGGTGTTATAGGCATAATAGACGACATAACACGGCTTAAACAATCTCACAAAGTTTTGTTGTCTTTGTTGGTTTCTTCCCTTGTTATCTCACTTCCTGTAAATACTGGGTTAGATATTCTTCTGGCATCCATGGAACTGGGGGTATTATACTACCTTTTTGCAATACTTTTCATAACCGGCTCTGCTAATCTGGTAAACTTGCTGGCAGGGTTCAACGGGTTGGAAGTGGGGACTTCGGCCATAGCCCTTCTCTTTTTAGGGTTAATAACCTCTGGCAGTGCCCAAATTTTAGCATTGACTGGAGCTGCTGTAGCCTTCGGGTTCTTATGGTGGAACAAATATCCTGCTAAGATCTTTCCCGGGGATACTGGAACATTATCTCTCGGAGCTCTAATAGGGCTCGTTGGCATTTTAGGCAAAGTTGAGATCTTTGCAGCGTTCCTATTGTTGCCCCACTTTGTGGATTTTCTTCTTAAGTCGAAAATACGATTTAAAGGCAGACCATTGGGGAAGACGGAGGTTTTGGAAGATGGGACGTTAAAAGCTCCACCTTATCTAAGTTTTTTGGGCTTATTAATGAGAATAAAAAAAGTGAAAGAGCCCCAACTCGTTGCAATGGTTTGGGGGATAGAGACAGTTTTAGGACTTATTGTCCTTCTTCTTCATCAATTACTTTGA